Proteins co-encoded in one Conger conger chromosome 4, fConCon1.1, whole genome shotgun sequence genomic window:
- the LOC133126707 gene encoding polymeric immunoglobulin receptor-like: protein MMCVFLSADADGVYTVSKVAVQSGKSVTIPCVYDREYDYHVKYWCHGSNWNFCKTVVRTDSPKRTGKTSITDDPTHHVFTVNMTMLTTWDSGYYWCVVEIQRGGDKGAYLNLSVIADTPGLWVEQQEVAGVEGGHVSVPCQYNEPSSMKKWCRIKGSCLEVNSGESGRSEMKDDHSKKVFTVRELNMEDTGWYWCAAGELQIPVHLTVTQKTTTTTVTTRAHQC, encoded by the exons atgatgtgtgtgtttctctctgcagatgctgacggtgtgtacacagtgagtaAAGTAGCTGTACAGAGTGGAAAATCTGTCACCATCCCATGTGTCTATGATAGAGAATATGACTATCACGTGAAATACTGGTGTCATGGGTCAAACTGGAatttttgtaaaactgtagTACGCACTGACTCTCCTAAACGTACTGGTAAAACATCAATCACTGATGACCCCACCCATCATGTCTTCACTGTTAACATGACAATGCTGACAACCTGGGACTCTGGATATTACTGGTGTGTTGTAGAGATCCAGCGCGGTGGAGATAAGGGAGCATATCTGAACCTGTCAGTCATTGCAG ACACTCCTGGACTCTGGGTTGAGCAGCAGGAAGTGGCCGGTGTGGAAGGGGGCCATGTCAGTGTGCCGTGTCAGTATAATGAACCGAGCAGCATGAAGAAGTGGTGCAGGATAAAGGGCTCCTGTCTGGAAGTGAATTCTGGTGAATCTGGAAGATCAGAGATGAAAGATGACCACTCTAAAAAGGTTTTTACTGTGAGGGAGCTGAACATGGAGGACACAGGCTGGTATTGGTGTGCTGCTGGAGAACTACAGATCCCTGTtcacctcactgtcactcagaaaACTACAACTACCACAGTCACCACAC GTGCACACCAGTGCTGA